The proteins below come from a single Gimesia chilikensis genomic window:
- a CDS encoding MoaD/ThiS family protein, translated as MPRLFVPPLLRPFCEGEEEVVVDGSTVLEAVQSLNAQYPGTLERLCPDGKLRPGIAVTVDQNVTPRGLAQKVSPESEIHFLPAIGGG; from the coding sequence ATGCCTCGCCTGTTTGTTCCTCCCCTGCTCAGACCATTCTGTGAGGGGGAGGAAGAAGTGGTTGTCGACGGGAGCACCGTGCTGGAAGCGGTGCAGTCCCTCAATGCTCAATATCCGGGAACGCTGGAGCGGCTCTGTCCTGACGGGAAGCTGCGCCCCGGAATCGCGGTGACCGTCGATCAGAATGTGACTCCCCGGGGGCTGGCGCAGAAGGTGTCACCCGAGAGTGAGATTCATTTCCTGCCCGCGATTGGTGGCGGGTGA
- a CDS encoding xanthine dehydrogenase family protein molybdopterin-binding subunit, which yields MATIDETKTDAGSGDAPKYKVIGTRPIRHDGADKVTGRALYGADIKVKGMIYGAIHRSPHAHAVIKSIDISKAEALPGVRAVATSADMPEPGDKIAELGEGAVNLNHLSSNNLARTKVLYKGHPIAAVAADNIHIAQEAASLIEVEYEVLPPVMDVLKAMEDDAPVLNPDVHTEEAVSGEMGDKPSNIAKHLVYEKGDIAKGFADAKYVVEKEFRTATVHQGYIEPHVATSLWNNDGQITVWTSTQGTFSVRQQVAELLDVPLARVKVVPMEIGGGFGGKISVYLAPVAAVLSRKSGAPVQLVMDRADVLQATGPTPGSYIKVKMGADADGRITAAEAWMAYEAGGYPGSPIGAGCMCVFSCYDVPNGRVEGYDVCVNKPRTNAYRAPGATNAAFATETVVDELCEQIGMAPIDFRLLNASKEGTRRIDGVTYPRIGLVETLEAIKNSEHFNSALEGDNKGRGIACGFWFNAGLKSAVTATVNSDGSVGLLEGSTDIGGSRTAIAMQFAETLGIAAEDIKPAVVDTDSVGYTDVTGGSRVTYATGWAAYEAGKDLQRQIVARAAELWEVDPSAVSYEDGCVVGPDKRVPFKEIAIELSLTGEPLVGRGVSNHNEPGGAFGAHVVDVEVDPDTGKVDILRYTAAQDCGTAIHPAYVEGQIQGGAVQGIGWGLNEEYWYDTEGSMRNANFLDYRIPTCYDLPMIETIIVEVPNPGHPFGVRGVGEVPIVPPPAALGAAIHEAVDVRMYELPMSPPRVLHELLQKQS from the coding sequence ATGGCGACAATCGATGAAACCAAAACAGATGCAGGCAGTGGTGATGCTCCCAAGTACAAAGTGATCGGCACGCGTCCGATTCGTCACGACGGGGCCGACAAAGTTACCGGTCGTGCGTTGTACGGCGCGGACATCAAGGTCAAAGGGATGATCTACGGTGCGATTCATCGCAGCCCGCACGCTCATGCCGTGATCAAGTCGATCGATATTTCCAAGGCGGAAGCACTGCCCGGTGTTCGCGCTGTGGCGACGAGTGCCGACATGCCCGAGCCCGGTGATAAAATTGCAGAACTCGGCGAAGGGGCCGTGAATCTGAATCACCTGAGCAGCAACAACCTGGCCCGTACCAAGGTGCTCTACAAGGGGCATCCCATTGCTGCGGTCGCTGCCGACAATATTCACATCGCACAGGAAGCAGCCAGCCTGATTGAGGTCGAGTACGAAGTGCTGCCTCCGGTGATGGACGTGCTGAAAGCGATGGAAGACGATGCTCCGGTACTCAACCCGGATGTGCATACCGAAGAAGCCGTTTCGGGAGAAATGGGCGACAAGCCTTCGAATATCGCCAAGCATCTCGTTTATGAAAAAGGGGATATCGCCAAAGGTTTCGCGGATGCGAAATACGTCGTGGAAAAAGAATTCCGTACCGCGACCGTGCACCAGGGTTACATCGAACCTCACGTGGCGACCTCGCTCTGGAACAACGACGGACAGATTACCGTCTGGACATCGACCCAGGGAACGTTCTCTGTTCGTCAGCAGGTTGCTGAACTGCTGGACGTGCCGCTGGCACGTGTGAAAGTCGTGCCGATGGAAATCGGTGGTGGCTTTGGCGGTAAGATTTCGGTCTACCTCGCACCGGTGGCAGCCGTGCTGTCCCGCAAGTCAGGGGCTCCGGTGCAACTCGTGATGGACCGGGCTGACGTGCTGCAGGCAACCGGCCCGACTCCGGGTTCTTACATTAAAGTCAAAATGGGAGCCGATGCCGACGGCCGCATTACCGCCGCCGAAGCCTGGATGGCTTACGAAGCGGGCGGTTATCCCGGTTCGCCGATCGGGGCCGGCTGCATGTGCGTCTTCTCCTGCTACGATGTGCCCAACGGCCGCGTGGAAGGCTACGACGTCTGCGTCAACAAGCCACGGACAAACGCCTATCGGGCTCCCGGGGCGACCAACGCTGCGTTTGCGACAGAAACGGTCGTCGATGAACTGTGCGAACAGATCGGAATGGCACCGATTGATTTCCGTCTGCTGAACGCTTCGAAAGAGGGAACCCGGCGGATCGATGGCGTGACTTATCCCCGCATCGGTCTGGTGGAAACACTGGAAGCGATCAAAAACAGTGAGCACTTTAATTCAGCCCTGGAAGGGGACAACAAAGGCCGCGGCATTGCCTGTGGTTTCTGGTTCAACGCCGGATTGAAGTCGGCTGTGACGGCGACCGTGAACTCAGATGGTTCAGTCGGTCTGCTCGAAGGTTCGACCGACATCGGCGGTTCGCGTACCGCGATCGCGATGCAGTTTGCGGAAACACTGGGAATCGCCGCGGAAGACATCAAGCCGGCTGTGGTCGATACCGACAGCGTGGGTTACACCGACGTGACGGGCGGCAGCCGTGTGACTTATGCGACCGGTTGGGCCGCTTATGAAGCAGGGAAAGACCTGCAGCGTCAGATCGTGGCTCGCGCCGCTGAACTATGGGAAGTCGATCCGTCTGCTGTCTCTTATGAAGATGGTTGCGTCGTCGGTCCTGACAAGCGGGTGCCGTTCAAAGAGATTGCCATCGAGTTGAGTCTGACCGGCGAACCGCTGGTCGGTCGGGGCGTTTCCAATCACAACGAGCCCGGCGGTGCCTTCGGTGCCCACGTGGTCGATGTGGAAGTCGATCCGGATACGGGTAAAGTCGATATTCTGCGTTACACCGCTGCCCAGGACTGCGGAACGGCCATCCATCCCGCTTATGTCGAAGGACAGATCCAGGGTGGTGCCGTGCAGGGGATTGGCTGGGGGTTGAATGAAGAATACTGGTATGACACGGAAGGCAGCATGCGGAATGCCAACTTCCTCGATTACCGGATTCCCACCTGTTACGACCTGCCGATGATCGAAACGATCATCGTGGAAGTGCCGAACCCCGGTCATCCGTTTGGTGTGCGTGGCGTTGGGGAAGTTCCCATCGTACCGCCGCCGGCCGCGCTGGGAGCCGCGATTCACGAAGCAGTCGACGTGCGGATGTACGAGCTGCCGATGTCGCCGCCACGCGTGCTGCACGAACTGTTGCAGAAACAGTCCTGA
- a CDS encoding (2Fe-2S)-binding protein: MAKKRIVTATINGREEEFLCQPRQTLLEVLRNTLNLTGAKEGCSNGNCGACSVVMDGKAVNTCMVLAVEAEGTEIETIEGLAPGDGLDPLQEAFLENAALQCGICTPGYIMSAKAFLDKNPNPTEEEIRFSMAGNLCRCTGYDKIVRAIQQAAEVRCGQAASCEKETV, translated from the coding sequence ATGGCGAAGAAACGGATCGTAACCGCGACTATCAATGGCCGTGAAGAGGAGTTCCTCTGTCAGCCTCGACAGACCTTGCTCGAAGTCTTACGCAATACACTCAACCTGACCGGTGCCAAAGAAGGTTGCTCCAACGGCAACTGTGGTGCCTGCTCGGTCGTGATGGACGGGAAAGCCGTCAATACCTGTATGGTTCTGGCGGTCGAAGCCGAAGGGACCGAGATCGAAACCATCGAAGGGCTCGCCCCCGGTGATGGTCTGGATCCGCTGCAGGAAGCCTTTCTGGAAAATGCAGCGCTGCAGTGCGGCATCTGCACCCCGGGCTACATCATGTCTGCCAAAGCGTTTCTGGATAAGAACCCCAACCCGACCGAAGAGGAAATTCGCTTCTCGATGGCGGGCAATCTGTGTCGCTGCACCGGATACGACAAGATTGTGCGTGCGATTCAGCAGGCTGCGGAAGTACGATGTGGACAAGCTGCCTCATGTGAAAAGGAGACGGTCTAA
- a CDS encoding FAD binding domain-containing protein, giving the protein MRDFEYEAPVSLADAVGLLAKSNGNARPLAGGTDLIDHVRTGRLTTDLIVDLKKIPELMALELNDDGLRLGAAVPCYQIYGHQGIVDNYSAITDSSHIIGGMQIQNRASVGGNLANAGAAADSTPALIALEATVVIAGPDGTREVAVEDFCTGPGQNVLEPGEIIVELRFPARPAHSGSHYRRFIPRNEMDIAVVGVGASVVLDESGQNFVSARIGLGAVAAKPFLCQEACDALAGQPVNDETIKKAADAAKSVVHPITDMRGTEEFRIHVTGVLTERVIKQAVERARG; this is encoded by the coding sequence ATGCGTGATTTTGAATACGAAGCACCTGTTTCCCTGGCTGATGCCGTCGGGTTATTGGCCAAAAGCAATGGAAATGCCCGCCCGCTGGCAGGGGGAACCGACCTGATCGACCATGTCCGCACCGGCCGGTTGACGACCGATCTGATTGTCGATTTGAAGAAGATTCCGGAACTGATGGCGCTGGAGCTCAACGATGACGGGCTCCGCCTGGGAGCCGCGGTTCCCTGTTACCAGATTTACGGCCACCAGGGGATCGTCGATAACTACTCCGCGATCACTGACAGCAGTCATATTATCGGCGGCATGCAGATTCAGAACCGGGCCAGCGTCGGGGGGAACCTGGCGAATGCCGGTGCTGCCGCGGATTCAACACCCGCGTTAATCGCTCTGGAAGCCACCGTCGTGATTGCCGGTCCTGATGGGACCCGCGAAGTCGCGGTCGAAGATTTCTGTACCGGGCCGGGCCAGAATGTGCTGGAACCGGGGGAGATCATTGTGGAACTCCGCTTCCCGGCTCGTCCTGCTCACAGCGGTTCGCATTACCGACGATTCATTCCCCGGAATGAAATGGATATTGCCGTCGTGGGAGTCGGGGCCTCCGTGGTTCTGGATGAGAGTGGCCAAAACTTCGTTTCGGCCCGCATCGGACTGGGGGCTGTTGCTGCGAAACCGTTCCTGTGTCAGGAAGCGTGTGATGCACTGGCAGGTCAGCCGGTGAATGATGAAACCATCAAAAAAGCGGCGGACGCAGCGAAGTCGGTCGTGCATCCGATTACCGACATGCGGGGCACCGAAGAATTCCGCATTCATGTGACCGGCGTGTTGACCGAACGTGTCATCAAACAGGCGGTGGAACGTGCTCGGGGATGA
- the pruA gene encoding L-glutamate gamma-semialdehyde dehydrogenase — MARKKSSSDLNQQIEQRTRDLGEQIWGHLERREPTMFEKRWWDDRIPSWAMADESVKVQMFRFVDVLPMLRSHDSIVRHLQEYFEDVRKHLPWAARIGLELSQPNSVLGRALALNARSNARRMASRFIAGSSVEEIHYTVDRLRSENFAFTLDLLGEAVISEVEAEAYLQSYLDLISGLAPRVRKWSENVQLDWDSQGHLPRTNVSIKLSALCSQFKPTDPVGTMAVVQPRLRKLLRQAMKYDAYLHVDMEQNSYKPLTLEIFKQTLMEKEFRDFDNVGIVIQAYQPAAEQDLQDLLKWAKKRKAPIWIRLVKGAYWDYETIVSGYRNWPIPVFQQKWESDANFEKLTKVLLENHQWLRPAFGSHNLRSLAHAIAAAHELDIPPSAYEIQMLYGMGKEQAQVFAELGHRVRIYTPFGELIPGMAYLVRRLLENTSNDSFLRQSFTEHVNLETLMMNPSEHAKTATKQKPAEDADGFQNEPLTDFSLEESRTKMQAALEEVEDQFGKEYPLLINGRAIDTKATITSRNPSHKSDSLGTVSSASADDAIDAIDAARRAFPAWSRTEPQYRAEYLELIAANMRRRRFELAAWIVFECGKPWEEADGDVVEAIDFCMYYANQMRRLAHPLHCDVPGEENVYFYRPRGTVAVIAPWNFPLAILTGMTVASLVTGNTVVMKPAEQSSIVAAKLMDVIHESGIPDGVVNFLPGIGEEVGPELVGSPDVEMITFTGSRDVGLAINESASDTDTRQKMVKRVIAEMGGKNAIIVDDDADLDEAVLGVIHSAFNYAGQKCSACSRVIVLESIHDTFVSRLVEATKALKIGPAEDPGTVVGPVIDEEAHQRILEYIEIGKEEATLALACDTSDLEDEGYYVGPHIFTDVDSTCQIAQEEIFGPVLAVIKADDFDEAITIANDTPYALTAGVFSRSPAHLNKARMEIVAGNIYLNRNITGAMVERHPFGGFKMSGIGSKTGGPDYLLQFLVPVNVTENTMRRGFAPDAAAEDEAE; from the coding sequence GTGGCACGTAAAAAATCGTCTTCTGATCTGAATCAACAAATCGAACAGCGCACCCGGGATCTCGGTGAGCAGATCTGGGGGCACCTGGAACGGCGCGAGCCGACCATGTTCGAAAAGCGCTGGTGGGACGATCGCATCCCCTCCTGGGCGATGGCCGACGAATCCGTCAAAGTGCAGATGTTCCGCTTTGTCGACGTGCTTCCCATGCTCCGCTCGCACGACTCCATCGTACGGCACCTGCAGGAATATTTTGAAGATGTCCGCAAGCATCTTCCCTGGGCGGCCCGCATCGGTCTGGAACTTTCGCAACCGAATTCCGTCCTCGGACGTGCCCTGGCCCTGAACGCCCGCTCCAATGCCCGCCGCATGGCCAGCCGCTTCATCGCGGGTTCTTCCGTCGAAGAGATCCACTACACCGTCGACCGCCTCCGCAGCGAGAACTTCGCCTTCACCCTCGACCTGCTGGGCGAAGCGGTCATCAGCGAAGTCGAAGCCGAAGCCTATCTGCAGTCCTACCTGGATCTGATCTCCGGACTCGCACCCCGCGTGCGGAAATGGTCTGAAAATGTGCAGCTCGACTGGGACAGCCAGGGACACCTGCCCCGCACCAATGTTTCCATCAAGCTCTCTGCCCTGTGCAGCCAGTTCAAGCCCACCGACCCGGTTGGCACGATGGCCGTCGTCCAGCCCCGTCTGCGGAAACTGCTCCGACAGGCGATGAAGTACGACGCCTACCTGCACGTCGATATGGAGCAGAACTCCTACAAGCCGCTGACGCTGGAAATCTTCAAGCAGACGCTGATGGAAAAAGAATTCCGCGATTTCGACAACGTCGGCATCGTAATACAGGCTTATCAGCCGGCCGCCGAACAGGATCTGCAGGACCTGCTCAAGTGGGCCAAAAAACGCAAAGCACCGATCTGGATCCGCCTCGTCAAAGGTGCCTACTGGGATTACGAAACCATCGTTTCCGGCTACCGCAACTGGCCGATCCCCGTATTCCAGCAGAAATGGGAATCGGACGCCAACTTCGAAAAACTGACCAAGGTCCTGCTGGAAAACCATCAGTGGCTCCGACCTGCCTTTGGCAGTCATAACCTCCGCAGTCTGGCGCACGCCATCGCCGCGGCCCACGAACTGGACATTCCCCCTTCCGCTTATGAAATCCAGATGCTGTATGGCATGGGCAAGGAACAGGCCCAGGTCTTTGCGGAGCTGGGGCATCGCGTCCGCATTTACACGCCGTTCGGCGAACTGATTCCCGGCATGGCTTACCTCGTCCGCCGCCTGCTGGAAAACACCTCTAACGATTCATTCCTTCGACAAAGCTTTACCGAGCACGTCAACCTGGAGACCCTGATGATGAACCCGTCCGAACATGCGAAAACCGCCACCAAACAGAAACCGGCAGAAGACGCCGACGGCTTCCAGAATGAACCGCTCACCGATTTCAGCCTCGAAGAATCCCGTACGAAAATGCAGGCGGCTCTGGAAGAAGTCGAAGACCAGTTCGGTAAAGAATACCCGCTGCTGATCAACGGCCGCGCGATCGACACCAAAGCCACGATCACTTCGCGAAACCCCTCTCACAAGTCCGATTCACTGGGCACCGTCTCCTCCGCCTCCGCGGACGACGCCATCGACGCCATCGATGCCGCCCGGCGTGCCTTCCCCGCCTGGTCGCGCACCGAACCCCAGTACCGCGCCGAATACCTGGAACTGATCGCCGCCAACATGCGTCGCCGTCGTTTCGAACTGGCCGCCTGGATCGTCTTTGAATGCGGTAAACCCTGGGAAGAAGCGGACGGCGATGTCGTCGAAGCCATCGATTTCTGCATGTACTACGCCAACCAGATGCGCCGCCTGGCTCATCCGCTGCACTGTGACGTCCCCGGTGAAGAGAACGTCTACTTCTACCGTCCCCGCGGCACCGTAGCTGTCATCGCCCCCTGGAACTTCCCACTCGCGATCCTGACCGGTATGACTGTCGCTTCCCTGGTCACAGGCAACACGGTCGTCATGAAACCAGCAGAACAATCGTCGATTGTCGCCGCCAAGCTGATGGACGTGATCCACGAATCAGGCATCCCCGATGGTGTCGTCAACTTCCTCCCCGGCATCGGTGAAGAAGTCGGCCCCGAACTGGTCGGCAGCCCCGACGTGGAAATGATCACCTTCACCGGCTCACGCGATGTCGGCCTGGCGATCAACGAATCCGCCTCCGATACCGATACCCGCCAGAAGATGGTCAAACGGGTCATCGCGGAAATGGGAGGCAAGAACGCGATCATCGTCGACGACGACGCCGACCTCGACGAAGCGGTCCTCGGCGTGATCCACTCCGCCTTCAATTACGCCGGCCAGAAATGTTCGGCCTGCTCCCGCGTCATCGTGCTCGAATCGATTCACGACACCTTCGTCAGCCGCCTGGTCGAAGCCACCAAGGCCCTCAAGATCGGCCCCGCGGAAGATCCCGGCACCGTCGTCGGCCCGGTCATCGATGAAGAAGCCCACCAGCGGATTCTGGAGTACATCGAGATCGGCAAAGAAGAAGCCACCCTCGCCCTGGCCTGTGACACCTCCGACCTGGAAGACGAAGGCTACTACGTAGGCCCGCACATCTTCACCGACGTCGATTCCACCTGCCAGATCGCCCAGGAAGAAATCTTCGGCCCCGTCCTCGCCGTCATCAAGGCAGACGACTTTGACGAAGCGATTACCATCGCCAACGATACGCCTTACGCCCTCACGGCAGGCGTCTTCAGTCGCAGCCCCGCCCACTTGAACAAGGCACGCATGGAAATCGTAGCCGGCAACATCTACCTCAACCGGAACATCACCGGCGCCATGGTCGAACGCCACCCGTTCGGCGGCTTCAAGATGTCCGGCATCGGCAGCAAGACTGGCGGCCCCGACTATCTGCTGCAGTTCCTCGTTCCGGTCAACGTCACCGAAAACACCATGCGTCGCGGCTTCGCCCCCGATGCTGCTGCGGAAGACGAAGCAGAATAA
- the dnaB gene encoding replicative DNA helicase gives MSVAGKGNFRRPKQESVEELFGKVPPQNLDAEKAVLGSILLDNVVIDDLVQIVKTNHFYSDKNARIFAAILRLHDAGVRGIDAVTVAEELDSKGELDEAGNVMYLHEILESVPHAAHAEYYANIVRDKSVQRELIHSCTEIIRESYSPQGDTLEVLNKAEQSIFSILESQGEGDKIDIKDILMDAFDRIHERTQKEGSLTGTTTGFVDLDEQINGFQPSELIVLAARPSMGKTALVCNFAEAAADEGGVATIIFSLEQSKLELAERLLCIRSGVNGHALRAGDLEDDERHRLLEASSQISEMPLFIDDKPGRTIQEISAICRRLKRLSNLGLIIIDYLQLIEPEDKTMPREQQIAGITRRLKGLCKELNVPTIALAQLNRGVELREDKRPRLADLRESGAIEQDADLIMFLHRPDAYDPEDHPGLAEVVVAKHRSGPTGIVNLTWLRESMRFGNYTNLDVPEGGYMGDDGGGGGFG, from the coding sequence ATGTCAGTTGCGGGCAAAGGAAATTTTCGCCGTCCAAAGCAGGAGTCTGTGGAAGAGCTGTTCGGTAAAGTGCCGCCACAGAACCTGGATGCAGAGAAAGCCGTGCTGGGCAGTATTCTGCTCGACAACGTGGTCATTGACGACCTCGTGCAGATTGTCAAAACCAACCATTTCTACAGCGATAAAAACGCGCGGATCTTTGCTGCGATTCTGCGCTTGCACGATGCCGGCGTCCGCGGGATTGACGCGGTGACGGTGGCCGAAGAGCTCGACTCCAAGGGAGAGCTGGACGAGGCCGGCAATGTGATGTACCTGCATGAGATCCTGGAGAGCGTCCCTCACGCGGCGCACGCGGAATACTATGCGAACATCGTGCGGGACAAATCGGTTCAGCGGGAACTGATTCACTCGTGTACCGAAATCATTCGGGAAAGCTATTCACCGCAGGGCGACACTCTGGAGGTGTTAAACAAGGCCGAGCAGAGTATCTTCAGTATTCTCGAATCGCAGGGAGAAGGGGATAAGATCGACATCAAGGACATCCTGATGGATGCCTTTGACCGGATCCACGAGCGAACCCAGAAAGAGGGATCACTGACCGGAACCACGACCGGGTTCGTCGACCTGGACGAACAGATCAACGGTTTTCAGCCTTCCGAATTGATCGTCCTGGCGGCCCGTCCTTCGATGGGGAAGACCGCGCTGGTCTGTAACTTCGCGGAAGCCGCCGCCGACGAGGGGGGCGTGGCGACGATTATCTTCTCTCTGGAACAGTCAAAGCTGGAACTGGCAGAGCGTCTGTTGTGTATCCGCTCGGGGGTGAACGGTCACGCGCTGCGTGCCGGGGACCTGGAGGATGACGAGCGGCACCGGTTGCTGGAGGCCTCTTCCCAGATCAGCGAGATGCCTCTGTTTATCGACGATAAGCCGGGGCGGACGATTCAGGAAATCAGTGCGATTTGCCGGCGTTTGAAGCGGTTGAGCAACCTGGGGCTGATTATCATCGATTACCTGCAGCTGATTGAACCGGAAGACAAGACGATGCCCCGTGAACAGCAGATCGCGGGGATCACGCGGCGTCTGAAGGGGCTGTGTAAGGAATTGAATGTGCCGACGATTGCCCTGGCCCAGTTGAACCGCGGTGTGGAGTTGCGTGAAGACAAGCGTCCGCGTCTGGCTGACTTGCGAGAAAGTGGAGCCATCGAACAGGACGCCGACCTGATCATGTTCCTGCACCGTCCTGACGCTTATGATCCGGAAGACCATCCGGGTCTGGCAGAAGTGGTTGTGGCCAAGCACCGTAGTGGTCCGACCGGGATTGTGAACCTGACGTGGCTCCGTGAATCAATGCGGTTCGGCAACTACACGAACCTGGATGTCCCTGAAGGGGGCTACATGGGAGATGATGGCGGAGGCGGCGGATTCGGTTAA
- the rplI gene encoding 50S ribosomal protein L9, with translation MVRKQRSTSVVGSSKSSIEVLLAENVDNLGEQGDIVRVKPGYARNFLLPYGMATIATEHNKRMVTQHQKKVAELEKEHLKSLKGLADKVSKHSVTMEANANEEGHLYGSIVAVDISKSLKESGFEVDAEAIRLEGPLKELGMYTVKLQLHEKVKTEVKVWVVPTAEKS, from the coding sequence ATGGTTCGCAAACAACGTAGCACCTCTGTGGTCGGTAGTTCCAAGTCATCTATCGAGGTTTTGCTGGCAGAAAATGTCGACAACCTCGGTGAGCAGGGTGACATTGTGCGGGTCAAACCCGGCTATGCCCGTAACTTCCTGCTGCCTTACGGCATGGCCACCATTGCCACTGAGCACAACAAGCGGATGGTGACACAGCACCAGAAGAAAGTGGCCGAGCTGGAAAAAGAGCATCTCAAATCGCTCAAGGGTCTGGCAGACAAAGTCAGCAAGCACAGCGTCACCATGGAAGCCAACGCCAACGAAGAAGGTCACCTGTATGGTTCGATCGTGGCTGTTGACATCAGCAAGTCCCTCAAGGAGAGCGGCTTCGAAGTCGATGCTGAAGCGATTCGCCTGGAAGGTCCGCTGAAAGAGCTCGGTATGTATACCGTCAAGCTGCAGCTGCACGAAAAGGTGAAGACCGAAGTCAAAGTCTGGGTCGTACCGACTGCAGAAAAAAGCTAA
- the ssb gene encoding single-stranded DNA-binding protein, translating to MASFNKVILVGNLTRDPQVRYTPGGSAVAEIGLAVNRSWFDKNSNSRKEETTFVDVTLWGRTAEVASEYLTKGRSVLIEGRLQLDQWDDKESGQKRSKLKVVGENMTMLGGRGDGPGGGGGPSGGGGGGYGSRGGSSQGGSSSPADSFYDSPGGMPDDDVPF from the coding sequence ATGGCCAGTTTCAACAAAGTCATCCTGGTAGGAAATCTGACTCGCGATCCGCAGGTGCGATACACGCCTGGAGGAAGTGCGGTTGCGGAAATTGGTCTGGCAGTGAACCGAAGCTGGTTTGATAAGAATTCCAATTCCCGGAAGGAAGAGACAACGTTTGTGGATGTGACCCTGTGGGGACGCACCGCAGAAGTTGCCAGCGAATATCTGACCAAGGGGCGTTCGGTGCTGATCGAAGGGCGTTTGCAACTGGATCAGTGGGATGACAAAGAATCGGGCCAGAAACGCAGCAAGTTGAAAGTGGTTGGCGAAAACATGACCATGCTTGGCGGACGTGGCGATGGCCCCGGAGGCGGTGGTGGTCCCAGCGGCGGCGGTGGCGGCGGTTATGGCAGCCGCGGCGGTTCCTCGCAGGGTGGTTCCTCCAGCCCGGCAGACTCCTTTTACGATTCACCAGGTGGAATGCCCGACGACGACGTGCCTTTCTAA
- the rpsF gene encoding 30S ribosomal protein S6 encodes MVNYEGMFLLDSGKFAADHEGTIAHVLEILSKAGAEIVAHRPWQDGKLAYEIDGHMKGLHYLVYFTMPGSGMDVITRSCHLSDIVIRQMVIKQPQTLFDAMVSAIDPSAAPETVGESSDDSVDYDALNDDDDDDDSDS; translated from the coding sequence ATGGTTAATTACGAAGGTATGTTCCTGCTGGACAGCGGCAAATTTGCTGCAGATCACGAAGGAACCATTGCACACGTTCTGGAAATTCTGTCAAAAGCCGGTGCCGAAATCGTTGCTCACCGTCCCTGGCAGGATGGTAAGCTGGCATACGAAATCGATGGCCACATGAAAGGCCTGCACTACCTGGTGTATTTCACCATGCCTGGTAGCGGAATGGATGTTATCACCCGTTCCTGTCACCTGAGTGACATTGTGATTCGCCAGATGGTCATCAAGCAGCCTCAGACACTGTTTGATGCCATGGTTTCTGCCATCGATCCTTCCGCTGCACCAGAAACGGTTGGCGAAAGCAGCGATGATAGCGTCGACTACGATGCTCTCAACGACGACGATGATGACGACGACAGTGACAGCTAA
- the pth gene encoding aminoacyl-tRNA hydrolase, whose protein sequence is MKVVVGLGNPGRQYERTRHNIGFDVLSQLADWHGVAGFKSQFEALVGEFSLGGDKVLLVAPQTFMNLSGRSVAAVTKFYKLPASDVMVVCDDMNLPLGRLRLRGSGSAGGQKGLQDILQKLGTQDVPRLRMGVGRPPAGFAVADYVLSRFRDNESDSVSQAVQNAARGVECWVEQGLEIAMNQVNAPE, encoded by the coding sequence GTGAAAGTGGTCGTAGGACTGGGGAATCCCGGTAGACAATACGAGCGAACACGTCACAATATCGGGTTTGACGTTTTGTCTCAGCTGGCAGACTGGCACGGTGTTGCCGGGTTCAAAAGCCAGTTTGAGGCGCTCGTCGGTGAGTTTTCGCTGGGGGGTGACAAGGTGTTACTCGTTGCCCCGCAGACATTTATGAATTTAAGTGGTCGCAGCGTTGCCGCTGTGACCAAGTTTTACAAACTGCCTGCCAGCGATGTCATGGTGGTCTGTGATGATATGAACCTGCCTCTGGGGCGACTCCGGTTACGGGGATCCGGCTCGGCGGGAGGACAAAAAGGTTTACAGGACATTCTCCAGAAACTGGGGACCCAGGATGTGCCACGCCTGCGAATGGGAGTGGGGCGACCTCCGGCCGGGTTTGCGGTAGCGGATTATGTTTTAAGTCGATTTCGGGATAACGAGTCCGATTCGGTTTCGCAGGCGGTACAAAACGCGGCCCGCGGGGTTGAATGCTGGGTCGAACAGGGCCTGGAAATCGCCATGAATCAGGTGAATGCACCTGAATGA